Proteins encoded together in one Chiloscyllium plagiosum isolate BGI_BamShark_2017 chromosome 3, ASM401019v2, whole genome shotgun sequence window:
- the LOC122545886 gene encoding collagen alpha-1(X) chain-like — MDSKQICAVLLLLSVTLVHGTGFNRYAYIRKNVKSHGDYNVKAYDSQNSEDEGYEDNDESRDVGAEQGLQGPPGPRGPPGPPGKTGVGMPGAPGKPGMPGAPGLPGMGKPGMPGAPGKSGETGAPGPKGDRGPQGMPGSKGNPGAPGYPGPAGLAAVGKPGPQGLPGAPGAPGRPGEKGMPGHMGLPGAKGEKGVGFPGRPGSRGATGPQGPPGSPGPVGLGSAGAPGRPGQPGEKGAMGPPGAPGYAGAPGPKGPPGNPGLPGHGKPGASGEPGVPGAPGNKGNPGPQGLPGAPGLPGFGKPGIPGHKGEPGSVGPVGYPGEKGEAGPTGAPGQRGAVGPVGSPGPQGARGSPGANGAPGEKGESGPAGARGYPGPKGETGPGGAPGKSGAPGLPGRPGPQGPVGAKGSMGGPGGPGKSGSPGPPGPQGPPGYPGEAGSRGSAGPPGPRGPPGSQGSQGFSGEKGDPGPPGPPGPPGNFYGKMASGSPGAPGLKGPPGPPGQPGLPGPPGPPAEVIMSPGKYDYSGYIKSGEPSAGLLSPYPAFTAILSHSYYPAGQAIAFDKILTNSNNNYDPSTGIFTCEISGIYQFNYQIQVKGANVWVGLYKNDEAVMYSYDDYTEGYIDQVSGSVTLYLHENDQIYVQLPTEESNGLYSSDLMYSVFSGFLIVHS, encoded by the exons ATTACAATGTAAAAGCATATGATTCTCAGAACTCTGAAGATGAGGGATATGAAGACAATGATGAAAGCAGAG ATGTAGGAGCAGAACAGGGCCTGCAAGGTCCTCCTGGACCACGGGGCCCACCAGGACCTCCTGGGAAAACAGGCGTTGGAATGCCAGGTGCCCCAGGCAAGCCTGGAATGCCAGGAGCTCCAGGATTGCCAGGAATGGGAAAACCAGGAATGCCAGGCGCACCAGGAAAGTCAGGTGAAACAGGAGCTCCAGGACCAAAAGGCGATAGAGGACCACAAGGGATGCCCGGATCTAAAGGCAATCCAGGAGCACCAGGATATCCCGGGCCAGCAGGGCTGGCTGCTGTTGGTAAACCAGGTCCACAAGGACTACCAGGTGCTCCAGGGGCACCAGGCAGACCTGGAGAAAAAGGAATGCCAGGGCATATGGGTCTTCCTGGAGCAAAAGGGGAAAAGGGAGTTGGATTTCCTGGGCGTCCCGGGAGCAGAGGGGCAACAGGACCACAAGGGCCTCCAGGATCACCTGGACCAGTAGGATTAGGAAGTGCTGGAGCACCTGGTCGTCCGGGTCAACCAGGTGAGAAAGGTGCAATGGGCCCTCCAGGTGCACCAGGATATGCAGGTGCCCCAGGCCCAAAAGGACCACCTGGAAATCCCGGTCTTCCAGGACATGGAAAACCAGGAGCGTCAGGTGAACCCGGGGTACCTGGAGCTCCCGGAAACAAAGGTAATCCTGGTCCACAAGGTTTACCAGGTGCACCTGGACTGCCAGGTTTCGGAAAACCCGGTATACCCGGACACAAAGGAGAGCCTGGTTCTGTGGGTCCTGTTGGTTATCCAGGAGAAAAAGGAGAGGCAGGACCAACTGGGGCACCTGGACAGCGTGGAGCTGTTGGGCCAGTAGGTTCACCTGGACCACAAGGTGCCAGGGGCTCACCAGGAGCTAACGGTGCACCAGGAGAGAAGGGGGAATCAGGCCCTGCTGGCGCCCGTGGATACCCAGGGCCAAAAGGTGAAACAGGCCCTGGTGGTGCCCCAGGTAAATCAGGAGCTCCAGGACTACCAGGTAGACCAGGTCCACAAGGACCAGTTGGTGCAAAAGGTAGCATGGGAGGTCCTGGCGGACCAGGTAAATcaggaagtcctgggcctccagGTCCTCAAGGACCACCAGGTTATCCTGGTGAAGCCGGATCAAGAGGAAGTGCAGGACCACCTGGTCCAAGAGGTCCACCTGGTTCTCAAGGTTCTCAAGGGTTTTCAGGGGAAAAGGGAGATCCAGGCCCTCCAGGTCCACCAGGTCCTCCTGGAAATTTCTATGGGAAAATGGCAAGTGGCTCACCAGGTGCACCAGGGCTGAAAGGTCCACCTGGACCTCCAGGCCAACCAGGCCTTCCTGGACCACCAGGCCCACCAGCAGAAGTGATCATGTCCCCAGGCAAATATGATTATAGCGGCTACATCAAATCAGGAGAACCCTCAGCTGGGTTACTCAGTCCATATCCAGCTTTTACAGCCATTCTTTCCCATTCGTATTACCCAGCTGGACAAGCAATAGCATTTGACAAAATACTGACCAATTCAAATAATAACTACGATCCATCAACCGGTATTTTCACATGTGAAATATCTGGCATCTATCAATTTAATTATCAAATACAAGTTAAGGGAGCAAATGTTTGGGTCGGATTATACAAAAATGATGAGGCTGTGATGTACTCATATGATGACTATACAGAAGGTTACATTGATCAGGTCTCAGGTAGTGTTACATTATACCTACATGAGAATGACCAAATCTATGTACAGTTACCTACAGAAGAGTCTAATGGCTTATATTCTTCTGACCTCATGTATTCAGTATTCTCAGGGTTTCTAATTGTCCATTCATGA